GAAGGACGCTGACGATTCTTCTTCACCAGTCTCAGTGTTGGTGAATGAGACGACCTCGAAGGACTCGTTGAGTTGAATCGTCTCGTACTGAGTTTCATCAGCAACGGCCTCATATTCGACAGAGTTGATCTCGGCGATCTCGACGGATAGCTGCCCCGACAGGTCAACCTCCCACGTCGATGCCGCATCAGCATCCATCTCGACCTCATTGCCATTGCTGTCGTAGGCAACGAAGTCTGATGTCGTGACGGTTGCAGTTTCACCTTCGTTCGTTTCGATTACGTATTCTGAATTAGGATGAGGTTGGCTTGTGAAGATTGCCGTGCCGCCATCCAATCCAGTTTCATAGTCTTCCCATGTACCGTGGCCACGGGAAACATCGTATGTCAGGTACACTGGCCCGATATTAGACGGATCGTAGGTGTTCCCTGCCTCGATTGCCGTATCAGGAGGACTTGGGAAGCCGAGCGTACCGTACAGCGTGCCGTTAATACTGGACAGATGGATTTCGGCTTCTCGTTCAAGGTCAACGGCAATATTAAGCGCCATGAGGTCCGCAATCGCCTGCGGATATTCTTCGTCATCCGTCATCATCTCAGCACGTTCTCGCGGTGTGATCAGCTCTTCAACGTTGATGTCTCCGGCTTGAACCTGTGAATAGACCTCATCAACCCACAGGGAGATTCCATCCCGCACGTTCTGGAATACCGAATCGATAGCGGTGTAGAGATCGTTCCAAGTGGAATATTTGAGGTATTCAACAGTTCCCTCTGATGTATCAGCGACCACGTAAGCAGCCGAATCATCAGCACTACTCCAATTATCCTCAGCGTCGAACGGCTGGCTGGATGTATCCACTAAATCCCAGTAAACCTCATTTGGTCCACCAACCGAAGAAGATGAAGAGGTGTTTTCAATACTTCCTGCCTCGAAGTAAACCTGTTTAGCGTCAAACGTCTCACCGTTGGGTAGTTCAACAGTGTTGGTTCGGGGTTCAAACCACTGATTCACGCTAAAGTCTACATCGTTGGCATCACCATACAGGACGTTTGTAACGGTTACATCCGCATGGGATTGAGCCGATGAAACCAAGTTGTTGAGTTCGTTCACCGACTCATTCCAGCTCTTATATAAGTTCTTTTTCACCGTTGTTTCGTAAGAGTCGATCTCGGCAATAGCAGCATCGAGAACCGTTTGCTGATCGGATTCAGCGTTGAGTTCTTCAAATGCTGCTAACTTAGCATCCGCGTGAACGGCATGACTAAGACCGGTTTCTACAATGTTCCGGTTATCCACGAAGGTGGATTGGTTGGTGCTTTGCCGGGTTCGCGCAGTCTCATAGACAGACTGCTTAAGAGCATCCGGTGTCAGGCCTTCTGCTGGATCATCACTACCGAGAACTTCGTATTCACGGACTGCCCAGCCGACTGCGGCGGATGCGGCGCTTGCGGCGGCGACCCCGCCAGCAACTACGACAGGAGCGATGGCTTCTGCTTCCTGTGTGACCTGTGGTGAACCAAAGGCGACGGCGGAAGCACCGACTGCACCAGTGGTTTTGAGCATAGTGCGCCGGTTCATCAGGACATTCGGCTGTCCTTCACCGGATGTCTGTACGTCTTCAGTTTCGTCATCCATTTCTTGTGTTGTTGACATAAAATAATCACCTCAAAGGAGTTGTTTAGGCGGAATCCTCGCTTCCGAAGTAGGCAACCAGAGCGAAGACAGCGCCCCCAACACCGGTCATAACAAGACCAGCGGCGTCGTTAGCCACAACAATTTCATTCAGGGCGTTGAACACTTCGACAATCACCAGAAGTCCAAGCCCGCCAAATGTGACAATTTTTTCTTCCTTCCCCAGTCTCGATGGCGTAAACTGATTAGTCAATGCAGCAAGACCAAGAGCAGTCACTGAAAGAAGGAATGAGTAAGTGATTGAGAGATCACCGCCGGAACTCTCGTAGAGAGTGGTTGCAAGGTCGTAGCCGAACGGATCGACTACACCAATTCCATACGATACGATTGCACCGATAACGAAGATCGGTGCGAGAACCATGTCAACGAAGTCTACTCGTCCTATTTGCATGTATTGTATACCTCTTTGATTCGCTGTTCATCACGACAAATCACTAAGTTGTATTACTTTGTGATATGTCGCTTCACCATTGGTAGGAAGGGGCCTAGTTAAAAGGTTTCGGACATATCAGTTAACATAGTGAACTGCACCTACAGAAACACTCATGGAATCTGACTTAAACATCAACACATGCTCAACCCACACGAACCCCTATACGCGAAAACAGTTGGATGGGCGAAGATGAAACTCGGAATGTGGGAGCCGTTGACTCCAGAAGGCCGTAACCCACATGCCGATAACACATACAGCAATCGAATGCGGCGTGTCCCGAACTGGGTAGTCAACGCCGCAAACGACTACTACGAAGGGTATCTAGACAAATACGGGCAACGACCGTATGGACAGGTAAAGCACTTCAGCGGCAACAGTTTCGTCTATAAGGTTCATTTCAAGGCTGTATCACAGGGCCGAATCAAAGAAACAGTCTGGAGGAAACTGAAGGCATCTCGATCCGACCGACTCCGTTCACGGCTTCATCTATGACTAACAACAAGTAATTCCTAATGACAGTTAGTAACACTGATGTAACTTGTCTCAATAATGAGAGTCAATGGGATTAGCTGAAATTATTGGAGGGGTCAAACCATCTGCTGATGAAGTAGTAAAGGCCTCGAAAAAGTCGATGAAGTTGGGTGTGTTCTTGCTATCTTTTTCTGTACTTTTCACCATTATATTGATTGTTGCAGTAATATCTGAACTCATTGGAAGTGATGAAGGGAGTATGTTTGTTGACTGGGTGTTTAGTGAAACAGTTGCTGTGATTGTTACTGTTTCCTTGATCCTTCCCGGTCTATTTGCGTTCAAAATGGGGGTGCAGTTTTTTAACAAAGAAGAAAATGGATGGGCAGAAGCTTTGAGCGATGTGATTTTTGGTCCCGCTATGTTCTTAGCAGGAGCTGGGTTTATTAGCATCGCCACATTCATTTCTGAAGAAATCTACTCTGGGCAGGTATATGATTTCGATGAGTTAATTTTTGCAAATATATTCACGCTAATCGTCTCATCCTTCACAGTAATCGGGCTTGGAGCATTATTGTATGGTTTTTCGGTTTCCATCCTCTCTCTATACAGAATCCTTCCTATTCTGAATGTGTTTAAGCAAAGAATCAGAGCATGGGTGAAAAGAATGGTAGAATGGAAGTTCCATATTGGTGTCTATCGATATGCACGATACAGGGATATTACGCTCTTTAGAGCATATCTGGAGGTTTATTATGGAAAGCAGGACATCTCTGTTAGTGAATTGATATTGGGTCGTGCTTCCAGACTAGTTACTCCTGCTAAAGAAGACAAGTAAACTTACAAGTTTACCATCTAAGCAACCATCATATGACCGAACAAGAAGACAACGGAGAAGACGAGAAATCTGAATACAACGTTAGTATCCCGATATATTCCTTCCCGGCAGAAGGTCGCCTATCAAGCGAAAGGGTCCCTGAAGACGAATCTGGCGTGCCGGATTTTGTCAATTCCCTAGATGACTTCAACAAAATTCGATACAAAACCTCAAATATTCATATTAATTCGGCTCTCTTCTTCGCGGATGAAGTCAAAAGAATTGAAAAGCATCTTGTTGGGAAGACTGACCCAGAAGAGGATGAACCACGATTAGATACTCGAATCCCCATTGGAAACCGACATGACATATACGTAGTGAACTCTGTAACCAGTACAGTTTCTTTTTTAGAAGCCGTGGTCAACGAGTTCTATGATACTCACTTGGATATAGCAGAGGAATCTAACGAATTGGCTTTTGATAGAGATAGAGAGAAAATCGCTGTTCAAAACGACGATTTCTATGATCTGCTGACGAAATTTGACAAAATTGAGGATCAGGATTTTGAGCGTCTCCCAGTACTAAAGAAATATCAATATTTGCTCTCTTTTTCGGGTAATAATCCTTTTGATCATGGGAGTGAACCATATCAGAGTACATACTTAGTGAAGCAATGGCGAAATCGTCTAGTTCATGCTCAAGTAGAGTGGATTGATTTCGGCGAGGGACCAAGTTTTGCAAAATCATTAGAAGGAAAGTTCGAGAAGAATCCCATTGGAACAGACCTTCCGTTTCCAAGATCATATCTGAGTTATGATTGCTCAAAGTGGTGCATTGAGAGCGCATTTGAATTTGTAGAGGAGTTCTATAATAGGATGAATGTGGAGCCTCCTGTCCATATTAAGAACCATATGGGGGACCTCTGGGAGGTTGATTCAATAATCCATGTTGAAGAAGCAGATGATACCGGAGAGAGTTGAATAGTTTTCTTGGCTATATGATGTTTCCAAACAGTCAGATTTGGTATTCATGTGACTCTGGCTCGGGCTGAACATGATATAACCCATCTTCTTTCTTCCCTTCGTCAATCACTTCTTCCAGATTCTTCTCCTCAAACACCCCAAAGGAAGTCCTCCAAAACTCTCGTTCAGACACGTTCTCACCCGGAGCAACACTCTCCAGTTTCAACGTAAGTTCACACGGAAGAACCGTGCTTCGGTCCTCCAGCAGATCACCCAGTAGAGCCTCGATTTTCGATAACCGGAATCCCGCTGACTCATCCCCACCGAGAAGATTCCGATAAAACATCACACCTGCCTTATACTCTATGTAGTCTGAAGTCTGAGCAGGCATAAAGTGCGATTCAAACCCTTCCGAATCCTTCTTACCCAAAATTGCTGTACTCCGATAATGTTCCACCGTCTCACCAGTTATTTTGTCTGTTATCTCCAAATCTGCTATGAGGTTCATCTCTTCGACGTGAGCGTTCCCCTCATTGCGAAGGTAGAACACCACTTCGTCACCATCTGGATACCACCTTTCAATAATAATCGCCGGAGAATTAGCGGCTTCGGCCCATCCTGCCTGCTCTTCCATGATTTCGACTTGCTGGGATTGCAAACGTAGCATCCCGAAGTACAGCACTGCCAGCAACACAGAAACGAGAATAGTTCCAACTGGAGAGAAGATAGTAACTGCGTCTACGAAGTCTAATCCAGTTTGTGTCGATAGAAAATATGCCAGCGGCAGAATAGAGGCGGTATAAAGTATGACAACTACGAATGCGGCAACGGTGATGATCGAATTGTTTTCGAGGAAATCACCGATTTGAGATCGTATCTGTGAGATAGCCATATTTACCAACAATTCTGATTCCTCTTTTCTTTTACCCAAGGTAATGAGACTGGTTTTCAGACAAGTAAACTTACAAGTTTACCAGCCAACGAACGCTCCATATGACCGAACAAGAAGACGAACAAGAGGATGTGGAAATAGCGGCGATCTACATGCAACCCCCAAACGAATCCTTCTACGAAAAATACATTGAGGGATGCAAAGACGCAACCACTGACCCTGACCCGACAATCTACATCGATAACAACATTGACGAAATGGAACGCACAAAGTTCCAACAATTATTGGAAGACCTTGCTATGACTCAGTACGACGTAATCGTGACTACTGATCACGATACGTTCCCATCTAACGATGGCGGACTAATGGCTATATTCCTATTTCTGGTGTCCTACCACAACATCACAGTCCGGTACTCTGTATTCGATGATGAAATGGACGGCCAGCTGCTCCCGCACTTTGAATGGGATTCAGGATTCGATAAAGCAGTCGAACGACACAATCTGCATGGACTCAAAGGAAAGTACACCGGGAGATACTGATTCTATAGAGTATCCGGGTTCCACTCCGTCAACCGAGTTGCATCAGAAAGAACCTCTACTGTATCAGGATTCCAGTCCCACTCAATATCTTCAGGGTCAACACTCGCGTCATCATCCGTCAGAACATCGGAAAACGGGGTATCAATCCAGTCAAACCACTCTAACAACTCATCGAACGGCTCTGCATCATTGTTGTCGGAAGACAAGATGATGATGTTGTCACTGCCATCCATGTAGATGTCTCCAGAATCGCCGTGATAGATGATTAGTTGCCAGATGTCTCCATCGGTATCATTCATATATTCAACATCATCACATACGCCAAGAGCGATGATATTGATCCGTGAATCAAGTGTTGCAGACGCAACCACCCTTCCGTCATTACGCACTTCAACACCTTCTGCATCCAGTTTCTCAGTGAACTGCTCGACAGGAGTCTCGATTTTCATACCTGTTGATTAGTCTGTCCAGTGAAAACTATTCTGGGAACAACACCGCGAAAAACAACCGGGTTACTGCGAGGGAATCAGGGTATATCGACAGCCGTCGCCCATACAGCACTTTGCTGCCTGTGGTTCCCCACGATGCTTGATCAGGGATGATACCATTGTCTGCCGGTTACACGACGGACACTTCCGATTCATCGCTTATCACCCCGATTCTTTGGAGGGCAATCAGTTTCATGAAGAAGGACTGCTGGATTACTGATCCGAACAGCCCTCACAGTTCCATGGGCGATTGCTCTATCATCGCTACTCCAACAGATTTCGTAGTGATTCTTCTCTACTTTTTCCCACTCATTTCCTGTGAGACTAGCTTGATATTCAACCCAATCCATCGCCTTATCACGATCTCCAAAGGCAAGACTGCCAGATGTTTCGTCTTTCACGGAGTAATCCGCTATCCAAATCCAAACACCCTTCATCGCTTACCACCCCGGTTGTCGAGGCCACGCAGAATCGCCCGCAGATGAGCCAAGAATTGTGGGATGTCCTTTCGAGCAATGACGACCTCACACGTCATCCCGCCCATATCCTGCTGATACGACGCGATATACCCACTACCCAGCAACCACGATGGCAACTTACCTGAGACAGTAAGATTCCCCGAAGCACCGATCTCCACTGACATCGAACTGGAAGGTGCTTTGCGGTTATGCACTTCGCAAAGGCTCTGGATCGCTGTCTCCGCGAGTACTTCACTCATCGTCATCACCTCCGAACACTTCTTCAGCGATTTCATCAGCCCGTTCTTCTGCCTCTTCAAGTGTTGTCCAGTCACCTAACGAACCGTACCCGATCAATTCACATTCCCGCATCACTTCAGTATCCCAATTCATGAGATGGACAACATCACGAGGCTTATCGGGAACGTATCGGGTCAGAACTTCATTTTCACCGGCTTCAGGGTCGTCGTAGAACGCCACGTAGCGAACTTTACTCATTGCGAATCACCTCGACTCCGGTGCCGATCTCGTAGTCAATCTCCCCGATTTCACCTTCCTGTTCCTCCAGAAATTCGATTAACTCCATGATGTTGTCCGTGCTGATCAGGCTGATGAAGTTGTACTTCATCTGCGCTGTTGACCGCTTGCGTGCCCGGAAATCCACTGCACACGGAACATCGCACGAGACAACAACATCACGCACCAATTCATCGCCCTTCTCGCCCCGAATATCAAGTTCGAGTACGGGCTGAACAGGGTCTGAGCGTGACTTCTGCCCAGTCTTTGCATTCACATTGATGTCTTCAGTTGCTTCGGGATTGAGCCGGTGAAGTTCTCGCTTGATGTTGGCCGCGAGTAGTTCTGCGAGTGTTACTGTATTCGGTTCCTCTGCTTCTGCAATGGTTGTATTTCGGTTCATAGTTTGATTCTCCGTTGCCTGAATCTTGGACATGGTTTGCTTCAAGGCTGTCCTATCAGACTTCATATAAATATTTCTTGTAGGGGGTCTTAGAATTAATGGAGTTTGGAACTTTACTGTAGAACTGGAGGGTTCGAGAACTTACGCTATATCTATAGATATAGCGTAGACTCTCACTGACACCCCCGACGCTTTGATTTCTACAGATAATTAGGTAATAGTCTGTAAAGCGATTCTACCCGAACTACTCAGACCCTCGAAAATCGGCGTATTAGTAAGTGATATTACTCAGTAGTAACCTTTTTCCTACAGGATTGTCTTAGTAAAAGTGTGTAGAAACAATGAGACTGAAAGATCATAGAAACGACTCATCAGCAAAGAAGGTCATCTTCAGCGACAAAGAATTTGAACAGCTCCTCGACTGCGCCGACACACGAGAGAACCCGGAAGTCGAGGAAATGACAGAACGTATCGCGGAAGATAGGGCAATTCTCGAACTCGGAGGATATGCAGGCCTCCGTCGAGAAGAAATCGCTCACGCACGGGCTACAAGTGTCTACACGGACGTTCACAACGTGCGCTATATCGAGGTCTTCGGAAAGGACACTGGTGATCAAAGTGCCGAAGTCAAGAAACGGCGGAATGCCTACCTTCCAGATCGTGTTGCCAAGGCAATTCGCAACGTGATGGCAACGAAAGGAATCCGACCAAACGATGTCGATGATGACACTGAAATCTTCGATATTTCAGACGAAGCAATTCGATACCGAATTGACCGAATCTCGGAACGCATGGCTGAAGAAACCGGGAACAGTGACTGGGAATATCTCTCCTGTCACGATCTCCGGCGACGATATGCACAACGCCATCTGGTCGAGTTAGGTACGAATCCTCGGCACGTCATGGAATGGGGCGGCTGGTCGTCATTCAGAGCGATTGAACCGTATCTGAGCGAACCAACGGAGAAGGCGATGGCTCAGGAACTTGAGCGAGTTGGGTTGGAATAGACACACCAGATTTCGTGAGTTCTTCTTGGCTGGTTTTCTGGACAGTAAACCAGTAAACCTACGAGTTTACTCGAAAGCAAAAATGACAGCCCCGAAACCCTTTAACTAGCATATCACCAAGTAATATTGATGACTAATATTGAGAAATTAGAAGCAGAAGAACTGAATAAAACCAACAACCGGCTCGAAGAAATCGCACAGGAACACGCCGAACTACAAGCCGCACTCCCCCACATCATCCAAGAAACCATTCAGAGCCTATCAGAAGAAGAAATCCAGCGAATCAGAAACGATTCCACGAATAAAGTTGTGAGTGGGGAAGTCGCACAAATCATTCCACCAGCGAAACAGACGAAATACTTCATCGAAGAACTTGCCACAGATACCTCGATGAAGAACTTCATCTCCGGCAAATACATGATTGTGATCTGGCCGGACGGCAAACCATCACTACTCGATCAATACCTACCATTCGGGGAAGTGAACAGCCATTTAGTAGTGAGTGATTCGGTCTGGTTCGCCGAAGGCGAAGAAGTCGGATTAGTCGTTGAAGATACCGGATACAAGTTCGGGAATGAGGACTCTCTGTATGAAGTAACCGAAACACCGGGTGATTCCGATGAGTGACGACGTATTGATGATGGGATCGGAAGACGAATGCGCTCAATGCGGAGACGAACCATCCCATCTTAACGAATCACCAGCCCCATTCCCTGACTACGATTTGATGCAGCACTACCATTGCCATGACTGCCACAACCAATTGTCTTCAGCCAGTCAGAGGCAATGCCACCTCATTTAACCACTACCCCCACACTCCACTGTTTCAAGTGTCGCCCTCCGAACGATGGAATGAAGATGAAGAACGATTAAACAGGATTTGGGCACGGACACGAGAGTATCACTGGGCAACCATGGTCCTTCGCACGGTGTCGGGACGCAACTTACGTCCCATCCTCCGTGCCCATCCGAAAGACAGGAAGGGTTTAAGACCTACCAGTACCTAGATAAGAATGCGTTGTCAGACGCCACTGATTCCCATTTCGGGAATCTGTTTTTCAGGGAATTAACGAATCCTAATAGAGTTAGAGACAATTCTAATAGAGGGTATAGGCTTTCTACTCTACGATAACAGGATTTAGAAACGATATTGGGATTGGGTTCCGAGAAACTATACTATACGATGTACTCAGAAAAATGGAGTGCCCCCCTCAAATTTCCCAGAAAGACAGAGAACCGCACTAACCGGGAAAGAGTTGCTTTGGTTACGATGAGAACGGCGATCTTGGCTAAATTAGGATTGGGATTGTCCTTGTCAACAGGATTGGGAGTGCTGTTTGGTTCACTTGCTTTCTTTCTCCTTTTCTCAATTAACACTAACTAACCTGAATCCGAAATGTTTAAGACCCTATAGTACCTATAGTATGATAGGGGTATCCCCAAACGCATTATCTTACTACGTAAGATGATGTCGTTGGCTTCTCTACTTCCCGAAATCACGGGTTTCAGGGAAATGCGGACAATTCGTATTCTCAGGTTCTCTATCTCCAGAAAAATCACCCCTGCCTACCTTTTCTCTAACTCCTTCGTATAGTATAGTTTTTCGAGGTTCCATCCCTAAAACCGTTCTACTCCCTATATTCTCAGAGTACAGACCCTGTATCCTCTATTAGAATTGCCTCTAACTCTATTAGGATTCGTTAAATCTCCGATACTTTTTAACTAACCCCCTGTCTATCTTGATGTGTAAGCAAAACAATGGTGTCTGACAACGTATCATTCACACTCTCCACCGAGGAGAGTCGTGACGCAGAAGAAGTAATCGAAGAACAGTACAAGAACAAGTCTGACGGTCTTCGTGGCCTACTCGAATTAGCGGCTAACGACAAAGTACAGCAGATTGCTGAGTATCACGAAGTGGATGTCGTTGAAGCAGTTGA
This portion of the Haloterrigena gelatinilytica genome encodes:
- a CDS encoding recombinase family protein; translated protein: MTEQEDEQEDVEIAAIYMQPPNESFYEKYIEGCKDATTDPDPTIYIDNNIDEMERTKFQQLLEDLAMTQYDVIVTTDHDTFPSNDGGLMAIFLFLVSYHNITVRYSVFDDEMDGQLLPHFEWDSGFDKAVERHNLHGLKGKYTGRY
- a CDS encoding twin-arginine translocation signal domain-containing protein, with the translated sequence MSTTQEMDDETEDVQTSGEGQPNVLMNRRTMLKTTGAVGASAVAFGSPQVTQEAEAIAPVVVAGGVAAASAASAAVGWAVREYEVLGSDDPAEGLTPDALKQSVYETARTRQSTNQSTFVDNRNIVETGLSHAVHADAKLAAFEELNAESDQQTVLDAAIAEIDSYETTVKKNLYKSWNESVNELNNLVSSAQSHADVTVTNVLYGDANDVDFSVNQWFEPRTNTVELPNGETFDAKQVYFEAGSIENTSSSSSVGGPNEVYWDLVDTSSQPFDAEDNWSSADDSAAYVVADTSEGTVEYLKYSTWNDLYTAIDSVFQNVRDGISLWVDEVYSQVQAGDINVEELITPRERAEMMTDDEEYPQAIADLMALNIAVDLEREAEIHLSSINGTLYGTLGFPSPPDTAIEAGNTYDPSNIGPVYLTYDVSRGHGTWEDYETGLDGGTAIFTSQPHPNSEYVIETNEGETATVTTSDFVAYDSNGNEVEMDADAASTWEVDLSGQLSVEIAEINSVEYEAVADETQYETIQLNESFEVVSFTNTETGEEESSASFTQSTPQDDSNYITQEEWDELQKQNQELIEKYEKSANGSGGFLDGGSSTKMVGYLAGGGALVAAIIAALKKDD
- a CDS encoding site-specific integrase, whose amino-acid sequence is MRLKDHRNDSSAKKVIFSDKEFEQLLDCADTRENPEVEEMTERIAEDRAILELGGYAGLRREEIAHARATSVYTDVHNVRYIEVFGKDTGDQSAEVKKRRNAYLPDRVAKAIRNVMATKGIRPNDVDDDTEIFDISDEAIRYRIDRISERMAEETGNSDWEYLSCHDLRRRYAQRHLVELGTNPRHVMEWGGWSSFRAIEPYLSEPTEKAMAQELERVGLE